The Candidatus Omnitrophota bacterium genome window below encodes:
- a CDS encoding cold-shock protein — MAKGTVKWFSNQKGYGFITTEDGKDVFVHHTSILGEGYKSLKEGQSVEFEIGQGPKGEHATNVKPM, encoded by the coding sequence ATGGCGAAGGGAACAGTAAAGTGGTTCAGTAACCAAAAAGGTTATGGTTTTATAACCACAGAAGATGGAAAAGACGTGTTTGTTCATCATACTTCCATCCTGGGAGAAGGTTATAAAAGTCTCAAAGAAGGACAGTCCGTCGAATTTGAAATAGGCCAGGGGCCTAAGGGCGAACACGCTACAAACGTAAAGCCTATGTAA
- a CDS encoding PhoH family protein translates to MEKVFVLDTNVLLHNPDALFSFEDNVVVLPIEVIEELDEFKKDTDEKGRNARLAIRALDNLRGRGNLGHGVKLKEGGVLVIPPKIDFDKASLIGLVPDTKDNKILITAYILQHEGKEVVFVSKDINSRVKADAIGLNAMDFEKQKVDLNSLYTGWREILVDNEKVEEFYSGKVPDAGKNDFFPNEFIFLKSTTGAKKTALARYKKETNALMPLIYSQISLDGVKPRNKEQTMAQEILLNNDITLVTLVGRAGTGKTLLALAVGLKKVIDDRTYTKLLISRPVVPLGRDIGYLPGTKEEKLENWMEPIFDNLEFILSGANVKKMQRRTNEKSLNNLMESGVIQLEALTYMRGRSIPNQFIIIDEAQNMTPHEIKTVISRAGAGTKVVLTGDPYQIDNPYLDSNSNGLTYCVDRMKGQAAFGHMTLTKNERSALASLAANIL, encoded by the coding sequence ATGGAAAAAGTATTTGTTTTAGATACAAATGTATTGCTGCATAATCCTGACGCGCTTTTTTCTTTCGAGGATAATGTTGTAGTGCTGCCGATCGAGGTAATAGAGGAGCTGGACGAATTTAAAAAAGACACCGACGAAAAAGGCAGAAACGCGCGTCTTGCCATAAGAGCCTTGGACAACCTTAGGGGCAGGGGAAACCTGGGCCACGGTGTTAAGCTTAAGGAAGGCGGCGTGTTGGTAATACCTCCCAAAATAGACTTTGACAAGGCCAGTCTTATCGGCCTTGTGCCGGACACAAAGGATAACAAGATACTTATAACGGCTTACATACTTCAGCATGAAGGTAAAGAGGTCGTATTTGTCTCCAAGGATATCAATTCGCGCGTTAAGGCCGATGCGATAGGGCTAAATGCCATGGACTTTGAGAAGCAGAAAGTCGACCTTAATAGCTTATATACGGGGTGGCGGGAGATATTGGTTGATAATGAAAAGGTAGAAGAATTTTATAGCGGAAAAGTGCCGGATGCCGGCAAGAACGATTTCTTTCCTAACGAGTTTATATTCCTTAAGAGTACCACCGGCGCCAAAAAGACGGCGCTGGCGCGTTATAAAAAAGAGACAAATGCCCTTATGCCGCTTATATACAGCCAGATATCTCTGGATGGAGTAAAGCCGCGGAACAAAGAGCAGACAATGGCCCAGGAGATATTGTTGAATAACGACATTACATTGGTAACGCTCGTAGGAAGGGCCGGTACCGGCAAGACGCTTTTGGCTTTGGCGGTAGGGCTGAAGAAAGTGATAGATGACAGGACGTATACCAAATTACTGATATCAAGGCCCGTCGTACCATTGGGGCGGGATATCGGATATCTACCCGGCACCAAGGAGGAAAAACTGGAAAATTGGATGGAGCCGATATTTGATAATCTGGAATTTATATTAAGCGGCGCAAACGTTAAAAAGATGCAGCGGCGGACCAACGAAAAGAGCCTGAACAACCTGATGGAGAGCGGAGTAATACAACTGGAAGCGCTGACCTACATGAGGGGCCGCAGTATACCCAATCAGTTTATAATAATAGATGAAGCGCAAAATATGACGCCTCATGAGATAAAGACTGTAATCAGCAGGGCCGGCGCAGGCACAAAAGTGGTGCTGACCGGCGATCCGTATCAGATAGACAATCCATATCTGGATTCAAATTCCAACGGTCTTACATATTGCGTTGACAGGATGAAAGGGCAGGCGGCGTTTGGCCATATGACTTTGACCAAGAATGAACGAAGCGCGCTCGCGTCCCTTGCGGCTAATATACTATAA
- a CDS encoding GGDEF domain-containing protein has protein sequence MSKIAHILSFTAIVIIILAIVPWLSDYAETGHWPNTPLQFLNEITASCIALLLGALVMFLIYEHYKDVENLLVTDHLTGVYNMRVFSEKIKWVFIASKRTKIKSTLLFMDLDGFKKYNDTHGHMEGNRILELMGDILLRSTRKFVDWPFRIGGDEFAVLMEFSDKKSAETLAHRLQSRLKKETYGEISLTIGLSEIKDSMKNEAHWIEEADREMYHNKKVGQFLSDYNHTKHQ, from the coding sequence ATGTCGAAGATCGCGCACATCCTTTCTTTTACTGCTATAGTGATTATTATATTGGCGATCGTACCCTGGCTTTCGGACTACGCCGAAACAGGGCATTGGCCGAATACACCTCTTCAATTCCTGAACGAAATTACAGCCTCCTGTATAGCATTGCTCCTGGGGGCCCTCGTGATGTTTCTTATATACGAACATTATAAAGACGTTGAAAACCTTCTTGTAACAGATCATCTTACAGGCGTCTATAATATGCGCGTTTTTTCTGAAAAGATAAAATGGGTTTTTATAGCGAGCAAGCGCACGAAGATAAAATCTACGCTTTTATTTATGGACCTGGACGGCTTTAAAAAATATAATGACACTCACGGCCATATGGAGGGCAATAGAATCCTGGAATTAATGGGCGATATACTGCTGCGGAGCACGAGAAAATTTGTCGACTGGCCATTCAGGATAGGCGGCGACGAGTTTGCGGTATTGATGGAATTTTCGGACAAAAAATCGGCGGAGACGCTTGCCCATCGCCTGCAAAGCCGGCTAAAGAAAGAAACATACGGGGAGATCTCGCTGACTATCGGCCTTTCGGAGATAAAAGATTCGATGAAAAACGAAGCGCACTGGATAGAAGAAGCCGACAGGGAAATGTATCACAATAAAAAGGTAGGCCAATTTTTGTCAGATTATAACCACACAAAACACCAATAA